A region from the Leptolyngbya subtilissima AS-A7 genome encodes:
- a CDS encoding inositol monophosphatase family protein, with the protein MSQNFWDKVLAFAEATTTTVGQKLLEDFGQVQADLKADGSLVTRCDRWADDTLRAAIHQQFADHGVLSEEVEHIFPATDWCWIIDPIDGTTNFTRGIPVWGISLGLLYRGTPVFGYVAMPPLNQSFYGYWPGESGLEMPRGAFCNGRPIHSSAASPDKTQFFSLCARSTSVLEKPFPCKIRMLGSAAYNLLLVGAGWAIGAVEATPKIWDIAAVWAIVQAAGATWVPLDDVEPFPLEVGKDYSTRPYPTLATAQAPLVKAFRPLVQQVANS; encoded by the coding sequence ATGTCACAAAATTTTTGGGATAAGGTGCTGGCCTTTGCCGAGGCGACCACAACAACAGTGGGGCAAAAGCTGCTCGAAGACTTTGGCCAGGTGCAGGCCGATTTGAAAGCCGATGGCAGTTTGGTGACCCGGTGCGATCGCTGGGCCGACGACACCCTGCGCGCCGCCATTCACCAGCAGTTCGCCGATCACGGTGTGCTCAGCGAAGAGGTAGAGCACATCTTTCCCGCCACCGACTGGTGCTGGATTATTGACCCGATCGACGGTACCACCAACTTTACCCGCGGCATTCCGGTGTGGGGCATTTCCCTGGGTTTGCTGTATCGCGGCACTCCTGTGTTTGGCTACGTGGCCATGCCGCCGCTCAACCAGTCCTTCTATGGCTACTGGCCAGGGGAAAGCGGGCTGGAGATGCCCAGGGGCGCATTCTGCAATGGTCGTCCTATCCACAGCAGCGCCGCATCCCCCGACAAGACCCAGTTCTTTAGCCTCTGCGCCCGTAGCACCTCGGTGCTGGAGAAACCCTTTCCCTGCAAGATTCGCATGCTGGGGTCGGCGGCCTACAACCTGCTGCTGGTGGGGGCTGGCTGGGCAATTGGCGCGGTAGAAGCAACACCCAAGATTTGGGATATTGCAGCAGTATGGGCGATCGTCCAAGCTGCCGGAGCCACCTGGGTACCGCTAGATGATGTGGAACCCTTCCCGCTGGAGGTGGGCAAAGATTACAGCACTCGCCCCTACCCCACGCTAGCAACAGCCCAGGCTCCTTTGGTAAAGGCTTTCCGGCCGTTAGTACAGCAAGTGGCCAATTCCTAG
- a CDS encoding TetR/AcrR family transcriptional regulator, whose product MTNDSHSSSRLRRQPKQQRGQQRVEKILEAAALVFDEVGYEAATTHQIAERAGTAIGSLYQFFPDKTAIFNAMELRHLERVQAMWSQANAQEFWRLPLQEMLTQLTTGVVAMFEQPVSRVMFVQFYTARDRFQTIDDNLTQEAIAFLSTILHQRNPDLSTERRNLLAEVCVHSCNALILAALRQPDQEKRDRLVQQIPVLLAAYLAADVGDQIHEHVMNVMICPHCNSQELAKNGRRRGKQCYLCKDCGKQFVRPAAESL is encoded by the coding sequence ATGACAAATGACTCGCATTCGTCAAGTCGCCTGCGCCGCCAGCCCAAGCAGCAGCGGGGCCAACAGCGGGTCGAAAAAATTCTAGAAGCCGCCGCGCTGGTGTTTGACGAAGTGGGCTATGAGGCGGCCACTACTCACCAAATTGCCGAACGAGCGGGCACGGCGATTGGGTCGCTGTACCAGTTCTTTCCCGATAAAACGGCGATCTTTAACGCGATGGAACTACGCCACCTGGAGCGGGTGCAGGCTATGTGGAGCCAGGCCAATGCCCAAGAGTTTTGGCGACTGCCGCTACAGGAAATGTTGACTCAGCTCACCACTGGCGTGGTGGCAATGTTTGAGCAGCCGGTGTCGCGGGTGATGTTTGTGCAGTTTTACACGGCGCGCGATCGCTTCCAAACTATCGACGACAACCTGACCCAGGAAGCAATCGCATTTCTCTCCACCATCCTGCATCAGCGCAACCCAGACCTGTCAACGGAGCGGCGCAATCTCCTGGCGGAGGTCTGCGTCCACAGCTGCAACGCCCTGATCTTGGCGGCCCTGCGGCAGCCCGATCAAGAAAAGCGCGATCGCCTAGTGCAGCAAATTCCAGTGCTATTGGCTGCGTACCTAGCTGCCGATGTGGGCGATCAGATTCACGAGCATGTAATGAATGTAATGATTTGCCCTCACTGTAATTCTCAGGAGCTGGCTAAAAACGGGCGACGGCGGGGCAAGCAGTGCTATCTCTGCAAGGATTGCGGAAAGCAGTTTGTGCGCCCTGCCGCCGAGTCCCTGTAA
- a CDS encoding Rieske 2Fe-2S domain-containing protein, with product MQSMLPGAPWLVAHKSMLATNQLRKISLYGNDYVLWRDGAGEIHALPNACPHMGAMLSEGWCEAAGDGSSRVVCPFHALAFDDRGCTVLPGSKQQTLPQLEPLELIIQGDFVWSYGGYEPKVPIPGVLNAIAAEYRFIGHTADCAVETDLLTMLLNMHDYNHQNGTHRNLFRIDEVQFHQFVDRGHESHAYYDMPTAPYALAEKLRRPDLFLLPNTIEAHLENHFPSLIIFHGDSPLGKLVQCHLFVPEAENRTRTYILLFGLAKHPVFNLLGRSYLNFGKVVVDQDADILGKIYPNSPQKIKLNNEVGMDWVKRNFASFPAVVKPNFSKA from the coding sequence ATGCAGTCCATGCTTCCCGGTGCGCCTTGGCTTGTGGCGCACAAGTCTATGCTGGCTACTAACCAGCTCCGCAAAATTTCCCTCTACGGTAATGATTACGTCCTGTGGAGAGATGGCGCAGGCGAGATTCACGCCCTGCCCAACGCCTGCCCGCACATGGGGGCGATGCTGTCAGAAGGCTGGTGCGAAGCAGCGGGTGACGGCAGCAGTCGAGTCGTTTGCCCCTTCCATGCCCTCGCGTTTGACGATCGGGGTTGCACGGTGCTGCCGGGGTCCAAACAGCAAACCCTGCCTCAGCTGGAGCCCCTAGAGCTAATTATCCAGGGCGATTTTGTTTGGTCCTACGGGGGTTACGAGCCCAAGGTGCCAATTCCCGGGGTGCTGAATGCGATCGCAGCCGAATACAGATTCATTGGCCACACCGCCGATTGCGCAGTAGAAACCGACCTGCTCACCATGCTGCTCAACATGCACGACTACAACCACCAAAACGGCACCCACCGCAATCTGTTTCGCATTGACGAAGTGCAGTTTCACCAGTTCGTCGATCGGGGGCACGAATCCCATGCCTACTACGACATGCCCACCGCCCCTTACGCCCTAGCGGAAAAACTCCGTCGTCCAGACTTATTTTTGCTGCCCAACACCATCGAGGCCCATCTCGAAAATCACTTTCCATCTCTCATTATTTTTCACGGAGACTCACCCCTGGGCAAATTGGTGCAGTGCCATCTATTTGTGCCCGAGGCCGAAAACCGCACCCGTACTTATATTTTGCTGTTTGGCTTGGCCAAGCACCCCGTCTTCAATCTGCTAGGGCGCAGCTATCTCAACTTTGGCAAAGTGGTGGTCGATCAAGATGCCGATATCTTAGGCAAGATTTACCCCAACAGCCCGCAGAAAATCAAACTCAACAATGAGGTAGGCATGGACTGGGTGAAACGTAATTTCGCCAGCTTTCCAGCAGTGGTTAAACCAAATTTTTCTAAAGCGTAG
- a CDS encoding thylakoid membrane photosystem I accumulation factor, producing the protein MLRWLIAPFSTLAVFPKAMTGLSRGFGLACAALVLWLSLGGQPVALAGLTDDNYDGNIFALYAGNGSLVPPKVSLEQSLRYGKPAIVVIYVDDSSDCKKFASVISQLQAPYGRVTNFVPIMADAIPVKDSYEPNEPGYYFKDAVPQTLVFNAQGELVFNEVGIVPYEAIDDVMREVFDLLPRTESEELRRRPINEVNSELVPEQ; encoded by the coding sequence ATGCTGCGCTGGCTTATTGCACCGTTTTCTACCCTAGCCGTTTTCCCCAAGGCCATGACTGGCCTGAGCCGTGGCTTTGGCCTAGCCTGCGCGGCCCTAGTGCTGTGGCTGAGTCTGGGCGGGCAGCCCGTTGCCCTAGCCGGTCTCACTGACGACAATTATGACGGCAATATCTTTGCCCTCTATGCCGGCAATGGGTCGCTAGTGCCGCCCAAGGTCAGCCTGGAGCAATCGCTGCGCTACGGCAAGCCCGCCATTGTGGTGATCTATGTAGACGACAGCAGCGACTGTAAGAAATTTGCGTCGGTTATTTCTCAGCTTCAGGCTCCCTACGGGCGGGTGACCAATTTTGTGCCGATTATGGCCGACGCAATTCCCGTCAAAGATTCCTACGAGCCCAACGAGCCGGGCTACTACTTTAAGGATGCTGTTCCCCAGACTCTGGTGTTCAATGCCCAGGGAGAGCTGGTATTTAACGAAGTTGGCATAGTGCCCTACGAGGCGATCGACGATGTCATGCGAGAGGTCTTTGACCTGCTGCCTCGCACCGAGTCGGAAGAGCTGCGCCGTCGCCCCATCAACGAGGTGAATTCGGAGCTGGTGCCAGAGCAGTAG
- the ychF gene encoding redox-regulated ATPase YchF, which translates to MLRAGIVGLPNVGKSTLFNAVVANAKAQAANFPFCTIEPNVGIVAVPDARLRVLADISSSVETVPARVEFVDIAGLVQGASQGEGLGNQFLANIREVDAIVHVVRCFEDDDIIHVSGSVDPVRDIEVINLELALSDLAQLERRVDRVRKLARADKEAQAELAILEKILPVLNEGKPARQVELDAEAEAIIKPLGLLTRKPVIYATNVSEEDLASGNAWVEQVRAVAAAENAQVVVISAQVESELVDLNDEERKDFLEALGVEEGGLKTLIRATYELLGLRTYFTTGPKETRAWTIKAGMVAPQAAGVIHTDFERGFIRAETVAYKDLVAAGSMATAKDKGQVRSEGKEYVVQEGDVMLFRFNV; encoded by the coding sequence ATGTTACGAGCTGGCATTGTTGGCCTGCCCAACGTTGGCAAATCAACCCTATTTAACGCCGTGGTGGCCAACGCCAAGGCCCAGGCCGCAAACTTTCCCTTTTGCACTATCGAACCAAACGTGGGCATTGTGGCGGTGCCCGATGCCCGGCTGCGGGTGCTAGCCGACATCTCTAGCTCAGTGGAGACGGTGCCGGCTCGGGTTGAGTTTGTTGATATTGCGGGCCTGGTGCAGGGGGCCAGCCAAGGCGAAGGACTGGGCAACCAGTTTTTGGCCAATATTCGCGAGGTGGATGCGATCGTCCACGTGGTGCGCTGCTTTGAGGACGACGACATCATTCATGTCTCCGGCTCGGTTGACCCGGTGCGCGACATTGAGGTGATCAACCTCGAGTTGGCCCTGTCTGACCTAGCCCAGCTCGAACGCCGGGTCGATCGGGTACGCAAGCTGGCCCGCGCCGACAAAGAGGCCCAGGCCGAGCTGGCCATTCTCGAAAAAATATTGCCGGTGCTCAACGAGGGCAAACCTGCCCGCCAGGTGGAACTCGACGCCGAAGCCGAGGCGATCATCAAGCCTCTGGGGCTGCTCACCCGTAAGCCCGTCATCTACGCCACCAACGTCTCTGAAGAGGATCTGGCCAGCGGCAATGCCTGGGTGGAGCAGGTGCGGGCGGTGGCGGCAGCAGAAAATGCCCAGGTGGTGGTGATTTCAGCCCAGGTGGAGTCAGAACTGGTGGATTTGAACGACGAGGAGCGCAAGGACTTTCTCGAAGCCCTCGGCGTCGAAGAAGGCGGCCTCAAGACGTTGATTCGCGCTACCTACGAACTGCTGGGGCTGCGCACCTATTTCACCACTGGCCCGAAGGAAACCCGCGCCTGGACAATTAAGGCGGGCATGGTTGCCCCCCAGGCGGCTGGCGTTATTCACACCGACTTTGAGCGGGGCTTTATTCGCGCCGAGACAGTGGCCTACAAGGACCTGGTGGCCGCAGGGTCAATGGCTACGGCCAAAGATAAAGGGCAGGTCCGCAGCGAGGGCAAAGAGTATGTGGTGCAGGAAGGCGATGTGATGCTATTTCGGTTCAACGTGTAG
- a CDS encoding GDSL-type esterase/lipase family protein, with the protein MALPLPPYLQFRSALHRLQRVPPWALLSLVLNGLLFITAMAMLRQLSQAGDAVLPQANAFAADPQPVAPFEPELGKRHSLDYEQWVALLAAEAEAAVAIDAPSQTVLLGDSLTLWFPANMLPGRRTWINQAISGEKSTGLRDRLYLLDGTSPEAVFIMVGINDLIWGGSEADLVYNVRKMVDYLHQTHPQTRVVVQSILPHGGEMATWEGRDRLVAVSPDLIRAVNAQLKAVAAETGAEFLDLYPLFVNGDGYLRADLTTDGLHLNQDGYMVWRTALALLNETEFQP; encoded by the coding sequence GTGGCTTTACCGCTTCCACCCTATCTTCAGTTTCGCTCGGCGCTACATCGGCTTCAGCGGGTCCCCCCTTGGGCGCTGCTGTCGCTGGTGTTGAATGGGCTGCTGTTTATCACGGCGATGGCGATGCTGCGACAGCTGAGTCAAGCGGGGGATGCGGTGCTGCCCCAGGCCAACGCCTTTGCGGCTGACCCGCAACCGGTTGCCCCCTTTGAGCCTGAGTTGGGAAAGCGCCACAGCCTCGATTACGAGCAGTGGGTGGCGCTGCTGGCAGCCGAGGCTGAGGCTGCGGTAGCCATTGATGCGCCAAGTCAGACGGTTTTGCTGGGCGATTCCCTAACGCTGTGGTTTCCGGCCAACATGCTGCCGGGACGTAGAACCTGGATAAATCAAGCCATCTCAGGGGAAAAATCGACTGGCCTGCGCGATCGCCTCTACTTGCTCGACGGCACCTCACCCGAAGCGGTATTCATCATGGTGGGCATCAACGACTTGATCTGGGGCGGTTCTGAGGCCGACCTGGTGTACAACGTCCGCAAAATGGTGGACTACTTACACCAAACTCATCCCCAAACGCGAGTGGTGGTGCAGTCAATTTTGCCCCACGGCGGTGAAATGGCCACCTGGGAAGGGCGCGATCGCCTGGTGGCCGTTTCCCCCGATCTAATTCGCGCTGTGAATGCTCAGCTTAAGGCCGTAGCCGCCGAGACCGGGGCTGAATTTTTGGATTTGTATCCGCTGTTTGTCAATGGCGACGGTTATCTGCGAGCCGACCTTACTACCGACGGGCTGCATCTCAACCAGGATGGCTACATGGTGTGGCGCACTGCTCTGGCCCTGCTCAATGAGACAGAGTTTCAACCCTAG
- a CDS encoding DUF6816 family protein, with the protein MPRSLLTLLRRRLFWLTLLLTVWLLCSGQAPAGATALKGGQSLVERLAAFPQWGTKPALPVAQGDLVYPDWLQGKWQLTSTLVDLAAPMAPDLVTPGFEGNRAQLGVPVTCPVQFVAAPRGAQRGPLGAALRLIPAVAGSPQTVADRAFNGLSMARAYLGETAVQAVKVDPGNPNRQVTLLEGNRQLESTVTARAVEVLGEAEFITVERFQQVFRGGVAIPYFNEVETTTAYRRVADGSAGSGFATRVGADQVTAVYLSPQDPEFLRAQNQPVALYRYRLELVPI; encoded by the coding sequence ATGCCCCGATCGCTGCTCACTCTTCTGCGCCGCCGTCTGTTCTGGCTCACCCTGCTGCTGACGGTGTGGCTACTGTGCAGCGGTCAGGCTCCGGCGGGAGCGACGGCTCTAAAGGGCGGTCAAAGTTTGGTCGAGCGCCTAGCGGCTTTTCCCCAGTGGGGCACCAAGCCCGCCTTGCCTGTGGCTCAAGGTGACTTGGTTTACCCCGATTGGTTGCAGGGCAAGTGGCAGCTTACCAGCACTCTAGTCGATTTGGCAGCACCCATGGCTCCTGACTTGGTGACTCCTGGTTTTGAGGGTAATCGGGCTCAGCTGGGTGTACCAGTGACCTGTCCAGTGCAGTTTGTAGCAGCACCACGAGGGGCGCAGCGTGGCCCGCTGGGAGCCGCGCTGCGTTTAATCCCCGCTGTAGCCGGTTCGCCGCAAACCGTGGCCGATCGCGCCTTTAATGGATTAAGCATGGCCCGTGCCTACCTGGGAGAGACCGCGGTGCAGGCGGTCAAGGTAGACCCCGGCAACCCCAACCGCCAGGTGACGCTGCTGGAGGGCAACCGTCAGCTTGAGTCCACGGTGACGGCTCGAGCCGTTGAAGTGCTTGGGGAGGCTGAATTTATCACCGTGGAGCGGTTTCAGCAGGTGTTTCGGGGTGGCGTTGCGATTCCTTACTTCAATGAAGTGGAAACTACCACCGCCTATCGCCGAGTAGCAGACGGCTCTGCGGGGTCGGGTTTCGCCACCCGCGTGGGGGCTGACCAGGTGACGGCGGTGTATTTGTCGCCCCAGGATCCCGAGTTTCTCAGGGCCCAGAATCAACCTGTGGCGTTGTATCGCTATCGCTTGGAACTGGTGCCGATATGA
- a CDS encoding pentapeptide repeat-containing protein, protein METPPSSSQFFSSQLPNLPADITVADLLERYAAGERDFRGIQLIGADLSRQNLSGANFRQSNLQNTTFAGATLVGANFREAKLTDVNFNQATLILANLIGADMADARLVGADLSEAGMRSANLVRADLNQAVLRETNLNEAVLDHATLHKAVLSEASLSRGRMLAADMEGANLEHANMTSALMNRAVLRGAVLVGAVFTGATLEGADFQEADMSRAKLTSTNLVNVNLSYANLRGANLSWSSLRGANLRGATLYRTRLSWSNLSGADLTDAVMINAKLDYTNLRRTDVHGTIMPDGYTMGSQE, encoded by the coding sequence TTGGAAACGCCCCCCTCCAGTTCCCAGTTCTTCAGTTCTCAACTCCCCAACCTGCCGGCAGATATAACTGTCGCCGATCTACTGGAGCGCTACGCGGCGGGGGAACGAGACTTTCGCGGCATTCAACTAATTGGCGCTGACTTGAGTCGACAGAACCTCAGCGGGGCCAACTTTCGTCAGTCTAATCTGCAAAATACGACCTTTGCTGGGGCCACGTTGGTTGGGGCTAACTTCCGCGAGGCTAAGCTCACGGACGTCAATTTTAATCAGGCTACGCTGATTTTAGCCAACTTAATTGGGGCTGACATGGCCGATGCTCGCCTGGTGGGAGCCGACCTGAGTGAGGCAGGTATGCGAAGCGCTAACCTGGTGCGAGCTGACCTCAACCAGGCAGTTTTACGCGAAACCAACCTCAACGAAGCCGTGCTCGACCACGCTACGCTGCACAAGGCCGTGCTGAGCGAGGCTAGCCTCAGCCGGGGCAGAATGCTAGCGGCCGACATGGAAGGCGCTAACCTGGAGCACGCCAATATGACCAGTGCACTTATGAACCGAGCCGTCCTGCGAGGAGCCGTGTTAGTGGGTGCGGTGTTCACTGGAGCTACCCTCGAGGGGGCTGATTTTCAAGAGGCGGACATGAGTCGGGCTAAGTTGACGAGCACAAACCTGGTGAATGTCAATTTGTCCTATGCCAATTTGCGCGGGGCCAATCTGAGTTGGAGCTCGCTGCGGGGGGCCAATCTGCGGGGGGCAACCCTATATCGCACCCGCCTGAGCTGGTCAAATCTCAGCGGGGCTGACCTCACCGATGCGGTCATGATCAACGCCAAGCTCGACTACACCAACCTGCGGCGTACCGATGTGCACGGCACCATCATGCCCGACGGTTATACTATGGGCTCCCAGGAATAA